Within Pseudomonas brassicacearum, the genomic segment TTCAAGGCGCCGCCCGAGGTAGGAGGGCGCTTGGCCAAGGCCATGGCGGCCAGCGGCAGGTCGAGGTTTGCCGCGGTGCAGCGGGTCGTCGAGGATTTGCGCCGGGAGGGCCTGGACGTGCTGCTCGAGCGGCTGCCACAAATTGCTTCGAAGACGCTCGTGATCTGGGGGCGGCATGACCAGGTATTCCTGCCGGCGACCCTGGAGAACCTGCTCCAGCAACTGCCCGATGCGCGCGGCGAGTTCATCGAGGACTCCGGGCATGTGCCCTACCTTGAACGAGGCGCTGATGTAGTGGCAGCCATCACACGGTTCATTGCAACGTCCGAGTGATCGGGGCAGCCTTACGACGAATACTTCCGCGCGCTGAACCAGGCGCTGAAAATCCGTGGGCCGATGTGCCCCGTGATGCTGATTGACCTCGACCGGCTCGATCACAATATCAATGTGGTCAAGCAATCCGTCACGCTCTATGGTCGCAGCCCCAATCAGGAAATGGTCAACGGCTCACCCACCGTAGGGCTGAATGTTGAAGACCAGGTGTTTTTACGACCGACCCAGACGGAATCCGTGCTGCTGCAATTTGGCGATTTGCTGGCCGTGCGCGGCGGGAAGATTGTTGAAACCTGGCCTGTGTACTGAATTGGATCTGCCCCTCGTGCCTGGGCGTCTGCCGAATTTGAACGGATGAACAGAGGAGGCGGTCTACGCTTTTCAAGCGTCGTGACAGGAAAAGAACCGATGCCTTCAATGGACATTCAGCCCTTGCTCGAAGAATTGCTCCTGGCCCGCGGTCCCGGCGGGCAGGAAGACGAGGTTCGGGAAATATGCGTCAGGGAGCTGGGCAAGCACTGCGATGAGATATCTGTCGACGAGGCAGGCAATGTCAGGGGCCTGATCAAGGCTATGGGTGATTCTTCGCAAGCACCGCCCATCAGGGTCATGGCTCACCTTGATGAAATTGCCATGATCGTGAAGAAAGTAAGGCACGACGGTAATCTGGAGGTCGTGGCACTGGGCGGTGCCCAGCCCATTTGCTTCGGCGTTTGTCCGGTAGACATACTTGGCGATACCCAATACCTGCCCGGCGTACTGTCTTATGGCTCCATGCACAACAGTGGTGGTTCGGCGCAGGGGCGCGATGTCCTTTCGGGGGCAGTGAAGTGGAGCGATGTCCATGTCATCACCCGATGTTCGCCGCAGGAACTGGCCCAAGCCGGTGTCCGACCCGGCGTACGCGTGGTGCTTAGCCGGCACTGGCGTCAGCCGTTCTTAGTGAAAGATTCAGTCGCCGCCCACTTCCTGGATGACAGGGCGCCCTTGGCGGCACTGATCACAACAGCACAGCACTTGAAAAACCGCCGGCATGAGCTCAAGCAAGACGTCTGGTTCGTCTGCACGACGCTTGAGGAGGAATCCAACGCCGGTGCGCTCTATGCCGCTGCCCGCGTGCCGGGGGACACCACCATTGCTGTAGAGGTGGGGCCAGTACTGGAAGAGTACGGAACGGTTTTATCGGCAGACCCGATCATCAATACCGGGGACCAGAAAGGCTATTACACCCGCTCTGTCGTGGACGCCCTGATCAAGGCAGCACAGCGCTCGGGATATGACCCACAAGTTGCCCTTCTGGTGGATTTCGCCTCCGACGCCAGTGCCATCATGAGCGCTGGAGTGGCGGCGCGAGTGGGGTGCATCGCCATTCCAACGGAGAATACCCATGGGTTTGAAATGGTGCTCCATGAAGGAATCGTTGCGTGTGCGGCGACCCTCACGGAATACCTGGTACAGGGTACGTGAAAGTATTTCCTAAGCGGTGGGCCGACGCATCGCCAGAATGGCTGCACCGAAGCCGATGCTGGGCGGGTGCGCCAAGGCCAACGAAATCTCGACGAATGACAACGACGTGTATTTACGCGCGCTGGCACCGTTTGCCGTCGTCGACCTTCCTTTCAGCATCGTCGCCGATACGCTGATCCTGCCTTATACGATTTTTCATATGAGGCCTGCCGAGGAGTAGGCCTCTCTACATGATTCGAACCCGCTTCCTCGCTCCAGCTGTTCAAACCCCGGCAATGGTCTCGCGGACGAAGTTGTCGTAGGTGCGCAACGGACGCCCCAGGATCGCCTGCAGTTGTTCCACGGTTCATCTGATGCGGGTCGCCCCCCCGACCTCGACCAACGCTTTGAGTCGCGAAGCCAGAATGTTCTTGGCCACGCCCAGGCTCTTTTGAAATTCGCTGAAGCGG encodes:
- a CDS encoding M28 family peptidase, which encodes MDIQPLLEELLLARGPGGQEDEVREICVRELGKHCDEISVDEAGNVRGLIKAMGDSSQAPPIRVMAHLDEIAMIVKKVRHDGNLEVVALGGAQPICFGVCPVDILGDTQYLPGVLSYGSMHNSGGSAQGRDVLSGAVKWSDVHVITRCSPQELAQAGVRPGVRVVLSRHWRQPFLVKDSVAAHFLDDRAPLAALITTAQHLKNRRHELKQDVWFVCTTLEEESNAGALYAAARVPGDTTIAVEVGPVLEEYGTVLSADPIINTGDQKGYYTRSVVDALIKAAQRSGYDPQVALLVDFASDASAIMSAGVAARVGCIAIPTENTHGFEMVLHEGIVACAATLTEYLVQGT
- a CDS encoding YceK/YidQ family lipoprotein, whose product is MAAPKPMLGGCAKANEISTNDNDVYLRALAPFAVVDLPFSIVADTLILPYTIFHMRPAEE